From a single Lactococcus allomyrinae genomic region:
- a CDS encoding DUF948 domain-containing protein, with amino-acid sequence MGNIALLIIAIAFAVLVLFLVIVLHKVSKVVEEANRTVKLVSSDVDVLLHQADGIMAKANTLLDDVNGKVATIDPLFTAVADLSESISDINTSSRKLVARINRPSSRRKAGSASAVVLAKTAKKFFVKKDKVKESKETV; translated from the coding sequence GTGGGAAATATTGCATTATTAATCATTGCGATTGCTTTTGCGGTGTTGGTACTTTTTTTGGTGATCGTACTTCACAAAGTATCAAAGGTTGTAGAAGAAGCAAATCGTACAGTGAAGTTGGTTTCAAGTGATGTGGATGTATTATTACATCAGGCAGACGGAATCATGGCAAAAGCAAATACTTTACTTGATGATGTTAACGGTAAAGTAGCTACGATAGACCCTTTGTTTACCGCAGTTGCCGATTTATCGGAAAGTATTTCAGACATCAATACATCAAGCCGTAAACTTGTTGCTAGAATCAATAGACCATCTTCAAGAAGAAAAGCAGGCTCAGCTTCAGCGGTTGTGCTTGCAAAAACAGCCAAAAAATTCTTTGTAAAAAAGGATAAAGTTAAAGAAAGCAAAGAAACTGTATAA